CGAGAGCATGACCTTCCCTGATGAACTTGGTGCAAGAAAAGCAGGGAACCACCCTTAGAGCGATAATCAACCGGCTTGTCTTCCTTTTTTGATATTTTCCATAATTCTGCGTGTCCGGAAAAAGGAAAATCACACAATGAAGTCAGATGTTTATTTCAAGGAAATGTCCTCGACTCGGGTATTCAAATATGCAACAATAGAGGATCAGGGCCGCAGGAGAATGGACCCAAGGCGCAGCAAGGCAATCCGCAAGATCGCTTACCAATTTACGATCAATAATTTATACTAGATAAGCCAGATTATATTGAAGGAGCTGCCGAATCGGATATGAACAAAAAAGAAGTCGCCAATATACGCAAGCAATTTAAGCTGGATCACGATTTAATGAATATTTACGATATTCTCAATGTCTATATTACAAAGGAAACGAATGAAATCTACCACTGGGAGCGCCTGCCGTTCGAGCTGGTGGATCGGGAGAAGCAAGAGTTATACATGGGGAATTTCAAAAAACTGCTGACCGGCGAACTGGATCAAAAATTGTTCGAATTGAGGTTTCAGGAAGCAGCGGAGGAACCGGCGCAGGTCATGCTTCACCAAGCTCTTGTGTCGGGTGATCCGGAAGAATGGCAGGACTTGATGCTGATGCTGGTGGATCGAATGCTGAAGGATGCCCAATATGAGCGGGATATGGTGGTCACGTTCGTTCGGGGACAGTATTATTTGCCGACCAAGGCGAGAAACGATGAAGCGGAGGAGAGCGAGAAGAACGAGGTGTTCGCCCATCCGTTCATTTTATGCAGCGTGAATTCTACGGAGAAACAACGGAAGACGCTTTTGTTCGATTATGTGGAGCGGGAGTTCAAGTACAATGTCATTGTAGATCCGATTATCAAGTTAAGTACGCCGGAGCAAGGATTCCTGTACCCTAGCGTGACGGACAATTATTCGGATGTGAATCGTATTTTGTATTGTACGGGAAAATCGAATTTTCCGGATCCGCATTTTGTCGAACAGGTCTTGAACGGGGAAAGATCCGTGACGGCACTAGAAGAGCGAGCGATTTTCGAAGATATCGTCAAGGAAGTGGCCGGCGAACAGCTCGATTCAGCCACCATTGCCCAGGTGTACGAGGAAATCAACCGGGTGATCGAAATGAACGAAGAGACGAAGGAGGAAGAACCTCCGAAGCTGGATTATAAAGATCTCGAGCGTGTACTGACCGCAAGCGGCGTAGAGGACGTGACGACCGAGAAGGTGGAGCGGGCATTCGAAACCATCGTGGACAATAAGAACTATGAGATGAAAGCAACCAGCGTCATGCCGAAGTATACTTCCAAATCTATTAAGATCGAAACCAAGGTAGCTACGATTTCGATTAGCCCGCAGGATTTAAGGTATGTCAAACAGGTGAATTTCCAAGGTAAACGCTGCATCATGATTGAAGTCGACGAAGATGTCGCGATTGAAGGGTTTACGCTGGCTTCAGAGACGCTTTTATAGACTCGTTCATCGTACAAGCTTCGGCGCGGTGCCGGAAACCTGAGACTATATAGGTATGCCATAAGTAAAAGAGGCTTGTGTTGCAATTTCGGATGGGAAGCATAAGAGTCATGTAGGCGTTGTTAACCTATATGGCTCTTTTTGTGTTAAGCATGCTGCGGGAGAAGCGGCGATAAAGACCATAATGTCTGAACCCGCTTTTGTGGTTAAAAAGCATGTTTTGGCAAGAAAAAAGACCCTAGAGGCTCTTAGGGTCTTGTAGGAACTTTGGCTTTAATCCATCGATACACTAAAACGTGTAGGATTCCCCGTCATTTGGAATCAAAACATTAGAGGAGATTCCTTTTTCGTTAGTAAAGATATTTAATTCTTCCCTCGATAATGTCCAATGATTAACTGCTTCCATATGGACAGATATAATTTTCGCCTCAGGGGCGGCTTTATAAACATGGTAGATATCCTCTTTCCCCATTACTAGAGATCCGCCTTGAAGGAATTGATTATCTCCCCCATTTACAACAATGATTTCCGGTTTGTGTGTTTCGATGGCTTCCCCAACAGCTTCATACCAAACCGTATCTCCAGCAATATACAATGTTTTCTCGTTAGGGTGCTTAAAGACAACACCGCACACATGTCCGGCAAGTTGTAATATTTCTCCTCTGCCGTGTTCGCCTTTAGTTTTAACTAATCGAATATCTCCAAAGGCTGAATTTTCTTGCAGCACTTCTACATTTTGAAAACCGGCGTTTCTGACTTCTGCTGCGTCTTCTTCGTTTTGTACAAACATTTTAATATCTTTTGGCAGCGCCTCTTTAGCCGTATCGTCCCAATGGTCTAAATGTAGATGAGTGACTATCACAGCATCCAAGTTGCTGATAATATGGTCAACCGAGGTTGGCAAGCCAACCAAAGGATTGTTTCGATCTTGGCGTAACGAATTAGGGAAAGGCGGATACGCATCTTTTTCTCCCAAAA
This Paenibacillus sp. JZ16 DNA region includes the following protein-coding sequences:
- a CDS encoding DUF4317 domain-containing protein, translated to MNKKEVANIRKQFKLDHDLMNIYDILNVYITKETNEIYHWERLPFELVDREKQELYMGNFKKLLTGELDQKLFELRFQEAAEEPAQVMLHQALVSGDPEEWQDLMLMLVDRMLKDAQYERDMVVTFVRGQYYLPTKARNDEAEESEKNEVFAHPFILCSVNSTEKQRKTLLFDYVEREFKYNVIVDPIIKLSTPEQGFLYPSVTDNYSDVNRILYCTGKSNFPDPHFVEQVLNGERSVTALEERAIFEDIVKEVAGEQLDSATIAQVYEEINRVIEMNEETKEEEPPKLDYKDLERVLTASGVEDVTTEKVERAFETIVDNKNYEMKATSVMPKYTSKSIKIETKVATISISPQDLRYVKQVNFQGKRCIMIEVDEDVAIEGFTLASETLL
- a CDS encoding MBL fold metallo-hydrolase, with amino-acid sequence MKIQLIRNATLVVQYAGKKFLIDPFLGEKDAYPPFPNSLRQDRNNPLVGLPTSVDHIISNLDAVIVTHLHLDHWDDTAKEALPKDIKMFVQNEEDAAEVRNAGFQNVEVLQENSAFGDIRLVKTKGEHGRGEILQLAGHVCGVVFKHPNEKTLYIAGDTVWYEAVGEAIETHKPEIIVVNGGDNQFLQGGSLVMGKEDIYHVYKAAPEAKIISVHMEAVNHWTLSREELNIFTNEKGISSNVLIPNDGESYTF